Genomic window (Phragmites australis chromosome 5, lpPhrAust1.1, whole genome shotgun sequence):
gaaggatgaagactgcatgttaacaaagtcaagcggaAGGGATGCCAGTGTAAGTGATAAGGTAGTTCAGAAGTATCGAGAGTGGGAGACACTTATCAGcaatcaagatcacaagacggagtacacgtgttaacatcgggatgcttgcttggaGTCATAGCAAGTggtagtgagtcacgctttgaggaGCATGCAAGGTGGTTTCACGGTTTAGTCTCAAAACCGTGAAAGTATGTAGTGCatatggcatcatcgcgaagctcgcgttaagaaaaatctaagtcatgaagaagccacgATCGTTTGATGGATGGAGCAAAATATGAACCAAAATACCCCAGTGGTAGGTAAGAGGTCATTGGAAGATAtaggtattttaggaacaatgAAACTTAAGGATTAAGCtacctctctaggcctataaatagagaggtatgaCTACATAAGAAGGTTGAGCTAGCCATTTAAGCTTTGAGAGATAGGTTTTAAAGGAGAAGAAAgtagagcttagcctttgtagtaggttagagctttttataagaaaaaatattttgtaatctaTCAAAAAAAGATGTTCCTCTGAGCTTAATAAAAAAAGTGTTTTTGCCTATACTtgagttcatcttcttctagtgtTCTACTTTTGGCTTCCGTGTTTGGTGTAATTTTTGtatgtgtttttttattgattttcgtttttctcgAGAGTTGCACCTTTTGCATCGTGTAAGATGTGTTTTTTCTGTTGCTAGAGTGTTAAGTTTCTTATATGAATTAATTTTGAACCATCTCAATTCTCTGGATccattaatttaaaaaaatctctttttCTGATAGCTAGTTCTTTTATATTTAGAAGTTTTTCTGATGGGTAGTCTCAGGTCTGAACTGAAAAAGGAAAGCATAGGCCGAGGTGTGTGCTGAATTAGTGAATTGCAGAATCTTTACTACCACCGAGAAATGGAAATATATGCTGCCGTTCTTAATCGGATTGCTTAAAAAAGTAGATGCATATGTTACTTCAATTAGAACATAGATTTGGGTGCTTTAACTAGAGAGCTCGTACAACGAGTGCATTCAAGTACGAGGTACTGTTTATGATTTTTCTTCGTACCGACTCTGAGTCCAACCTAATGATCAGTCCATGTTCAGTAGGCAAATGACCAATTTTTAAGATGCCATCCTTCGTACCTTGTTTGATAACGTCCCTAAGTCCTGATCAGCCTCTCAGTGCGACCCCTGAACATTAAACACGGTAAATACTTCCAATCTGCCTTCTGATCCAGGGTCCAATCTCTCTGTCCTTCACCAAACAATCAAGCAATGTTCAGGTCAGGTATTGTTAATCGATGAGGgaaatttatcatatatatCCCTTATCTGTGTCAGGCACTCAACGGTGTGATTCAAAATAAAGCCTTTCATGAACATGAACATGAACATATGTCATGCCACGTTGAAACGTCATGCAGGTGTGAAGTCATTTTCAGAACGGTAGGTATAGCTCAAGCCAGATGATCTCCATGTGAAGAAGCAAATCGGATGCCACAACGTTGCAACCAGACACAATCAGATTCACTTCACTTTCGCCGATtatcatattaaaatatatcGTACCTAAAAGGACAAAATCGTCTCAAAGCTATAATGGTGTCTTTGCCTTTGCGAATCTGTAAATAAAATAGGTAAAGTTCCATCTGAGCCACCCGTTTCAGACCCAATGTTCAAGAAAAGTTTCGAGAATATGTAAATGAAAAGATACGAAGCAGCCTAGTGGAGTAAGATTTACTCAAAGCATTTGACTAATCAGAGAGAAATCGATGAGAGGAGATCAAActacaaaatctatatgaaCTCCGTGAACGCTGATGAACAGATGAACTCAACAGGACCGATGCGATTGAAGTCCTGATGTTGCGATGGAAAACTTGTTCTTGAAACTTAATCATGGAAACCTTATAGGTTGTTGGCATCAACTGCCAGAACTTGAACGATCGCCGTTCTATTCATCGAAAGCACTTCATTTCCTCATAGGTAACGCTAGCGagtcgatatatatatattctttccCACACACCCGCCGAAAGCCACACTTGGCCACCAACTCCGCGTTGAAATAGGCGCTGTTATATAGGGCCATATTTCCCGTGTGTCTCTCTGCTTCAGTTATCATAGTGCAACGCAAACACCATCCAACCTGACGCAGCTTTCCGAAACTCTTAGTTCTGCACAATGGCTTCATGGATTTCTTGCTTGCCTTTGGCAGTGCTGCTGCTCGTGGCCGTCGCCTCCTCGGCGGCCGCCACCAGGTACACCGTCGGCGACGGGTCCGGTTGGACGACCGGCGTCGATTACGCCACATGGGCCGGGTCCAAAAGCTTTAAGCCCGGCGACAGTCTTGGTACGTGCTCGCGCGCTCGTACTTCGCGCATGTATGGATGCATGTCGTCACGTGTTGTCGTGTTCGCAGCGGCTGATAGCAACCTCTGGAATTTTTGAAAGAGACTGCTCACGATTTTGTTTGATTCACTCTAGTGTTCAACTACGCGAAAGGACTGCACACTGTGGTGGAGGTGAGAGCGGCCGAGTACATGGCGTGCACGGCGACCAGCCCGCTCGGCTCCGACAGCAGCGGCGCGACCACCGTGGTCCTCAAGACGGCCGGCAGTCACTACTTCATCTGCAGCATCCCCGGCCACTGCAGCGCCGGCATGAAGCTCGCCGTGACCGTCGGCGACTCCTCCTCCCCatcctcgccgtcgtcgcccaCCACGACCCCAAGGTCCCCGACCACGCCGTACACGACGCCGACCCCAAGGTCCCCAACGACTACCCCGACCACGCCGTTCACGACCCCGACCCCGACCACCACCACGCCGTACACGACGACGCCGACGTCCCCGGCGTGCACTGGAGGCACCACGGCAACCCCAGTAACCCCGGTAACACCGGGCATGACACCATTCATGGCATACCCCAGCGCGGCCAGCCTCGGATCGGCGGCGTTGGGCAGCTTTGGCCTGGCTTGGTTTATGATCGTGCAGCTTGCACTGCTCTAGACACAAGGGTCTTAGCCAGGGTGGAGGCAGTGCATTTATATAGCTAGGTCACGTCGTGTGTAATATGTTTGTTCTTTGTTGCGGAGGTACCTGAAGTTCACTTGGGTGAAGGAAATTGGTCTGCTCTGACGCTGGCTGCCTGGCTGTTGCCTTGAGCCAGTCTTATGGTATTTGGCCTTTTGAATGGCACCTCTCTCTCCGAACAaaacccttttctttttctcgtgATTATATATGCCTTCCTCACAGCTAGCGCTGAACGAAAAGCTGTAAGCTCGTGGTTAGCTCAGCGAGTGTTTGGCTTGACTCAGCTCGTTCCTAAATTTAATGAGTCGAATTAGAGTTTTAACTGTTTAGATAATAAACCAACTTACGAATCAAATAAGTTAAAGATCATCGTCTGCATCATATCGCTCTTTTTCACTGTGATCATCTATTTGCTCATTAGTCATCCTTATCATCGATGGAAATGATTCTCTTCAGCCTACTTGGCTTTTTATGGGTCTCTTCTCGTTACGATGCAgcttttatcttttttcttctacCATCGATCATTCCTTCAGACTTTGCATGTATAGATAGATATGTGGAGAACGTTGTTTCATATATTGTTTTTAAGGAATATTTTGTTTCAGTAGCATAGTATCCATTGGTGGATATGTCTATTGTTGTGCTGCATGTGGGTTTGAAAATTTTTCAGAAGAGATTCAACTTATAACAATTATACCTCTGATTAAATCATGCAAAGAAGTATTATACTTATAGATATTATTGCTGTTGTTGTATGATTTTATCGATGTATTTTTTCAGTTGATATTtatattcttttaaaaaataacgaGCTGCTCGTGAGCTAATGAGCTAGCTCGCGAGCCGAACCGAGCTAGCTTTTCTACTCGTTATATTAAACGAGTCAAACAAGCCGAGCTGACTCGTTATCTAACCCTATTCACAACAGTGCAATGACTTCACCCCGAAAAATAACCGCAAACACTCCTCTGGTTGGGCGAAACTCTCGGCAGTCGGCACTCCATCGTCCACGCACTACATGTAAAACAGACAAAAAGACACAAAATTAATAATAGATCATAATaggacccatcacttatgataataatgatgaatcacagttatgacctatcacttattactAGTTATGAATGATGAGACATCCTTAGCAGTCATAAGTGATTGGTTAAGTTGTGACCCACCAATTATTACCAGTCACGGTAAAATTGTGAACTATTACTTATTACGAGACATAAGTGGCCAGTAATCCTTAACtaatcataagtgacaagttaagttgtgatccatcacttattatcCAATTATAAATGACGGATCATCTTTGagcaatcataagtgacgggttatcctAGAGTCATTACTGACGGATCAAattatgacccgttactaataaccAATTTAATAAAACAGAACAGGTGaaggaattttaattaattaatcattagatATATTAATTAGTTTTCTATCACAACTTACTCTGCATTTTATAACCGTAACCTATTACATAACTTTTTATTAATAACAGATCAAGTTATAATCCATCACCGATGATCTTATTGATGATAAATCTTTACCTATTATTTATCACTAAGTTATTAATAACGCATTCAGTATAACAAATGCAAGACTATCATTTATGATAGTATTCACTCTCACttacgatttttttttatagtgatACCGCCAATCTTTACTAGGATGAGTGCTGCAGGAGGAAGAGCGAAGCCGGCCAGAGGGTTTGAGACTGACGGATCGGGCCTGGGCTCGAGGCGTTCTGTGAGGGCGGGCAACCGAGACGTTGGCACTGTGGCTGAGAGGGCGACGGAAGTAACCCCAAATGAGCACGGCACATTCGTTGGCCCGCAGTGGCGGAACTTGGAATTGGAAAGACGACCCGGGTGGCCGGCATCGGGGACATGGTCAGCATTCGGAATGACGACCGGGTGATCGGTATTCGGAATGACGACCGGGTGTGGTCGGTACTTGGAGAGTAACAACCGGATCGTGTTTCCAAGTTAGGCCGTAAACAAACTAGGCCGAGCGAGTCCCACGTGCAGCAGCGCACGGGGGAGAGGCTTATTCGGCCCATCGTAGTGTGGCAATATGGACCATCACAAcaacagattttttttatagatttttatttttaaaaataatagaatTATGCATCCGTTTTAGAAAGATTACAAAATTAGCTTTTGTCGCCCGCTGAATGGGCCATCTATACTTATCACTGAATGCGGGAGATCTATATTTATCACCTGTACGGTAGGTgatttatttaaaaatcataACATACAATGTTTCAATGCTTCAAACCTTTAAGAAACTATCTAAATGGTCatgataattataaaaaattatagcataGAGGATACTATCATTTAATGCTTCATAAATTTTAACTTAAACAATTACATGTACAAtaagaaactaaaataaaaaaattattatcgATGTAATAGGTAAGAGAGTATCCCACGTGGTGGGTCTCGTGCCACCAAATGTCACTATGTAGCAGGTATTATTAAGACCACAGTCACACCGTATAACCATGGCGAAGCTCGCACGATCAGCCCCTAGTCACGCGACAGCTACTCACCTACACaatcaagtctcatttaatatTGTATATTCGAGTGTTTTTTCCTTCCTCAGGCACTTGTTTTCGGCATGGCACCGTCGTGGAGTGGTGTAAAGTTGCAGTGACCcatctcgtagcatttaatATCACGAAATGGTCTGATGGATGAATGTGACAGTGTTCAGTGATTGTACAAGACTCGCATGACAACTAGAGCAGGGCATACATACCTATCCGATATCATGACGGGTTAGGGTTAGTTGGCTCCATCATGAATAAGTTTTTCACAGGGTTTTGCAcggtttatttatttatgcatcTTCTCCCTTGGTATAAAAGAGGTTAAGACCATATTTGTAAAGATGGTTAGGACATTCTATAACAAATTTACCTAATTTATAATGTAATACATATGACATAGAGCTAATATCCCACAGGAGATCTGGATATAGATAAACATTGGTGTTCTTAGTCTATGTGTGATacaaatgcaaatcaacacgc
Coding sequences:
- the LOC133917715 gene encoding blue copper protein-like, with protein sequence MASWISCLPLAVLLLVAVASSAAATRYTVGDGSGWTTGVDYATWAGSKSFKPGDSLVFNYAKGLHTVVEVRAAEYMACTATSPLGSDSSGATTVVLKTAGSHYFICSIPGHCSAGMKLAVTVGDSSSPSSPSSPTTTPRSPTTPYTTPTPRSPTTTPTTPFTTPTPTTTTPYTTTPTSPACTGGTTATPVTPVTPGMTPFMAYPSAASLGSAALGSFGLAWFMIVQLALL